From Peromyscus maniculatus bairdii isolate BWxNUB_F1_BW_parent chromosome 8, HU_Pman_BW_mat_3.1, whole genome shotgun sequence, a single genomic window includes:
- the LOC102911730 gene encoding olfactory receptor 2Y1-like, with the protein MESRNPEVRVANSDRWKTMESSNTSSEEGFILVGFSDWPHLEPIFFAFISIFYSLTLFGNTLIIILSQLDLRLHTPMYYFLSHLSFLDLCYTASTVPQLLVNLSGLDRTISFGRCVAQLFIMLSLGGIECVLLVTMAIDRYAAVCRPLHYTIIMHPLLCRALVVFSWVGGLVNSLIQTSLVMAMPLCGHQLNHFFCELPVLLKLACEDTGGTEANLFVARVIILVCPLVLILGSYAHIAKAVLNIKSMAGRRKAFGTCTSHLIVVAMFYGSAISTYLQPVHKYSEGEGKFVALFYTIITPMLNPLIYTLRNKDVKAALWKVLGKDTDSR; encoded by the exons ATGGAAAGTAGGAACCCAGAGGTCAGAGTCGCAAACTCAGACAG GTGGAAGACTATGGAAAGTTCGAACACCagttcagaagagggcttcaTTTTGGTGGGCTTCTCAGACTGGCCTCACCTAGAACCTATCTTCTTTgccttcatttctattttctactCTCTGACTCTCTTTGGCAACACCCTGATCATCATCCTGTCACAACTGGACCTTCGcctacacacacccatgtactacTTTCTCAGCCACCTCTCCTTCCTGGACCTCTGCTACACTGCCAGCACTGTGCCCCAGCTTCTGGTCAACCTCTCTGGACTTGACAGGACCATCAGCTTTGGAAGGTGTGTGGCCCAACTCTTCATAATGCTCTCGCTGGGAGGAATTGAATGTGTGCTTTTGGTGACAATGGCCATAGACCGCTATGCCGCCGTGTGTCGCCCACTCCATTACACAATCATTATGCACCCCCTTCTCTGCAGGGCATTGGTTGTATTCTCCTGGGTGGGGGGACTCGTGAACTCTCTGATCCAGACAAGCCTCGTGATGGCCATGCCCCTCTGTGGACACCAACTGAACCACTTCTTCTGTGAGCTGCCTGTTCTCCTGAAGTTGGCCTGTGAGGACACAGGAGGAACAGAGGCCAACTTGTTTGTGGCCCGGGTCATTATCTTAGTCTGTCCTTTAGTGCTAATTCTAGGCTCCTATGCCCACATTGCCAAGGCAGTCCTGAACATCAAGTCAATGGCAGGTCGCAGAAAGGCTTTTGGGACATGTACATCTCACCTCATTGTGGTTGCCATGTTTTATGGCTCAGCCATCTCCACATATCTCCAACCTGTCCACAAGTATTCTGAAGGTGAGGGAAAATTTGTTGCCCTTTTTTATACTATCATCACCCCCATGCTCAACCCTCTGATTTATACCCTCAGGAACAAAGATGTGAAGGCAGCTCTGTGGAAGGTACTGGGGAAAGACACAGATTCAAGgtag
- the LOC102911423 gene encoding olfactory receptor 2Y1B-like produces MESRNPEIRFANSDRWETMGSSNTSSEEGFILVGFSDWPHLEPIFFASISIFYSLTLFGNTLIIILSRLDLRLHTPMYYFLSHLSFLDLCYTASTVPQLLVNLSGLDRTISFGRCVAQLCIVLSLGGTECVLLVTMAIDRYAAVCRPLHYTIIMHPLLCRALVVFSWVGGLVNSLIQTSLVMAMPLCGHQLNHFFCELPVLLKLACEDTGGTEANLFVARVIILVCPLVLILGSYAHIAKAVLNIKSMAGRRKAFGTCTSHLIVVAMFYGSAISTYLQPVHKYSEGEGKFVALFYTIITPMLNPLIYTLRNKDVKGALWKVLGKDTDSR; encoded by the exons ATGGAAAGTAGGAACCCAGAGATCAGATTTGCAAACTCAGACAG GTGGGAGACTATGGGAAGTTCGAACACCagttcagaagagggcttcaTTTTGGTGGGCTTCTCAGACTGGCCTCACCTAGAACCTATCTTCTTTGCCTCCATTTCTATTTTCTACTCTCTGACTCTCTTTGGCAACACCCTGATCATCATCCTGTCACGACTGGACCTTCGcctacacacacccatgtactacTTTCTCAGCCACCTCTCCTTCCTGGACCTCTGCTACACTGCCAGCACTGTGCCCCAGCTTCTGGTCAACCTCTCTGGACTTGACAGGACCATCAGCTTTGGAAGGTGTGTGGCCCAGCTCTGCATAGTGCTCTCACTGGGAGGAACTGAGTGTGTGCTTTTGGTGACGATGGCTATAGATCGCTATGCCGCCGTGTGTCGCCCACTCCATTACACAATCATTATGCACCCCCTTCTCTGCAGGGCATTGGTTGTATTCTCCTGGGTGGGAGGACTCGTGAACTCTCTGATCCAGACAAGCCTCGTGATGGCCATGCCCCTCTGTGGACACCAACTGAACCACTTCTTCTGCGAGCTGCCTGTTCTCCTGAAGTTGGCCTGTGAGGACACAGGAGGAACAGAGGCCAACTTGTTTGTGGCCCGGGTCATTATCTTAGTCTGTCCTTTAGTGCTAATTCTAGGCTCCTATGCCCACATTGCCAAGGCAGTCCTGAACATCAAGTCAATGGCAGGTCGCAGAAAGGCTTTTGGGACGTGTACATCTCACCTCATTGTGGTTGCCATGTTTTATGGCTCAGCCATCTCCACATATCTCCAACCTGTCCACAAGTATTCTGAGGGTGAGGGAAAATTTGTTGCCCTTTTTTATACTATCATCACCCCCATGCTCAACCCTCTGATTTATACCCTCAGGAACAAAGATGTGAAGGGGGCTCTGTGGAAGGTACTGGGGAAAGACACAGATTCCAGgtag